Below is a genomic region from Culicoides brevitarsis isolate CSIRO-B50_1 chromosome 2, AGI_CSIRO_Cbre_v1, whole genome shotgun sequence.
ATCTTCCGCATCTGAAAATCGATAAGATTTGGtattgtttattgtttttaactgATTATCAAGCGAAGATTAATGAGATTTGGCATTTATTGGTGCAATTAAAGACCAAaatcttatcaatttttgattcaaataactttattttttgctcatatTGCTTCGAGGGTCGTTCATGTAACTATGGTAAGcgaaaatctgtaaaaaaataattttttatttaataaatttttcttttaggattcaaaatttttgatttttcttacctttttgaCGCTTGGAAATGCGTTTCCAACAACAAAACTTAAGGCTGGATATCAGGAACTCGATGAATGGAGTCGTAAGTTTctcatttttgaatatttttgttagttatttttttaaaaaattaattttttaggttttaaattgaaacatttgacgaaaaatgataatattgAGGTCTACAGTGGTCAATTTGAAGGCGATATCGTGTTGACACAAGAACAATTGGAAAGTCTGATGGGTAAAAATGGAATTATTAAGGAAACGAAGCGATGGATCAACCATACAGTACCTTACGTgatcaaagaaaataattttagtgagTATTTTGTGATGGATTTATacggaaaaatgtttcattttacagattttgttcaaaaatttcaattaaaattgagaaaaattacaattttcaagagtttttactaaaaatttaagaaattttttgaaaaaaatttaatatgtcgaaaaactaacatttttatatacaaatttcgtaaatgtcaattcaaaaagtgacagttgaaaatttgaaaatcgcttttttgctaattcaagcatttttaaaataaattttgttgaatatttattttaattttaattaaatttttttaaattgaatatttaatttatttaaattaaaaattaaaattaatttaattaattaaaattaatttttaatttaatttaattaaaataattaaatttaaattaatttaattaatttaaattaatcaatcaattaattaactattttcaatttttaatttaatttttttttaaaattattttaattaattaaattaatttaaaattaaattaaaagatattaaatttaaatttttaaaagtaatattaaattttttaaagaaaaatcgaaaatttttaaattaatttcaaatatattcaatttttaattattttttttagattttgagcAAATAAACTACATTCACAAAGCCCTTCGTCAATTAGAGCTTGTCACATGTCTCAAATTTGTTCAATGGACAGGACAACAAGATTACCTCGAAGTAGCTGTAAGTCTTTTTTCTCCTCATTTCAGTTCaaaatcttcataaaaactcattttcaGGGCGACATCGCTGGTTGTTGGACCTACGTTGGTCGAATTGGCAACAAACAAACTCTCCATTT
It encodes:
- the LOC134829101 gene encoding zinc metalloproteinase nas-4-like — its product is MRFGIYWVVHVTMDSKFLIFLTFLTLGNAFPTTKLKAGYQELDEWSRFKLKHLTKNDNIEVYSGQFEGDIVLTQEQLESLMGKNGIIKETKRWINHTVPYVIKENNFNFEQINYIHKALRQLELVTCLKFVQWTGQQDYLEVAGDIAGCWTYVGRIGNKQTLHLEPSALEVNCFRLATIQHEFMHALGFEHMQSSFDRDDYVEIKWENLWPGTEHNFEKYNSSVVTGFGVPYDYNSVMHYGPLDFSINGLQTIVPRDPNANIGQRTGLSRRDIEKINRMYECPL